Part of the Dermatophilus congolensis genome is shown below.
ATGATCACCTTGGCTTCCATCGTTGAAGCCGAGGCACGCCTTAATGAAGACCGGCCTAAGGTTGCTCGCGTCATCCTCAACCGTCTTGCCAAACCGATGCGCCTGCAGCTGGACTCCACCGTCAGCTACGGCGTGCAGAACCGCTCTATCACCACCACAGACGCCGAACGCGCCAACAAGAACCCTTACAACACGTACGTCAATGACGGCCTGCCCGCCGGACCTATCGGCAACCCTGGAGCCCAGTCGATCAAAGCCGCCATCCAACCGGCCGAAGGCCCCTGGCTTTACTTCGTCGCCATTGACCCAGTCAAAGGAACCACCGTGTTCTCCAACACCAAAGCCGAACACGACAACGCTGTGCGCCAGTTCCAGCAGTGGTGCCAGCAACACCCAGGAACCTGCTGACGTGCCCGGCTGCGGCGTGCTCCCACCCGAAAACTTCCTCACGGTCATCGACACCGCTCGTGAAGAAGAAGATCTGGTGCGCGCCGCAGCCGGAACCCATGGCCCCAACGTTGCTGCCGTTCTTGGCTCACCCATCGATCATTCTCTCTCCCCACTGCTACATCGAACTGCTTACAGCGAGCTCGGTTTTAGCGATTGGCGGTTTCAGCGTTACGCCGTCGGTGGCCCTGGTGAACCAACTTTGGCGCATTACCTCTCTACCGTGCACGCCAGCCACAGCCGCTGGCGGGGTATGGCAATCACGATGCCTTTGAAGGAAGATGCACTGGCTGCAGCCGACCTTGTCTGCGCACGTGCAGCTGACCTCAGAGCAGCTAACACTCTCATTCCGTATGGCCGCGGCTGGGCAGCAGACAACACAGACATCGTCGGTGTAGAGAGCGCTCTCCGAGAAGCTGGGATCCGGTACGCCGAGTACGCACTGATCATTGGCTCTGGTGCCACGGCCCGAGCCGCTTTGGCGGCGCTGGTTTCCTTCGGGGTTGAGCACGTCACATTCGCTGTGCGCTCTCAGGTGCGACCTGCCACTACCGACTTAGCCAAACGTCTTGAAGTCAACATTGACACCCTGGACCTCACTGACACGGTGAGCCTGCAGCGATGCGTTAATGAAGCCGAAGTGACTATTTCCACTCTTCCCACGGGTGCTGATCTCAGCTTGCCGCCCCGGGGCGAAGACCCGATTCCAGGCGTCGTGATGGATGTCGTTTATGCCAACTGGCCCACCTCTTTGGGCGCCTGGGCACAGGCGGCTGGCGCACGCGTTATTTCAGGGCTTCCCATGTTGCTCCACCAAGCTGCGGCCCAAGTGCGAGCCTTCACAGGGCACACACCGAATGTCGCACATATGCGTCAGGCTTTGGAGCAGGCTGTCACGTTGTAGCTGTCCGCCCAATCCCCGAGTAAGCGTCCGGGGGAGTGCACCAGCCGTGACACCATGAGTTTCATGCGTTGGTTGACAGCAGGTGAGTCCCATGGCCCTTCCCTGGTGGCCATCCTTGAAGGAATGCCAGCGGGCGTGGAAGTGACCTCACACGATGTTGAGGCAGCGCTTGCGCGTAGGCGTTTGGGGTATGGGCGAGGTGCACGCCAGAAGTTTGAAAAGGATGCATTGCGCGTGCTTAGCGGTGTGCGTCACGGCGTCACGTTGGGGTCTCCCATTGCTGTGGAGATAGGTAATTCGGAGTGGCCGAAATGGGAGACGGTAATGTCTCCTGATCCGGTTTGTGCTGATGCGTTGGTGCGTAGCGATGATGCCAATGCGCCGAAGGAGTTGGCTCGTAACAAGCCGCTCACTCGTCCTCGGCCGGGGCATGCTGACCTGGTTGGTATGCAGAAGTATGGGTGGGACGATGCGCGAAATGTGTTGGAGCGTTCTTCTGCGCGTGAGACTGCAGCCCGGGTGGCTTTAGGTGCTTACGCCTCGTGTTACTTGCAGCAGGTAGCGGATATTCGTCTTGTTTCTCATACCGTTTCGATTGGTCGTGCGGGCACTGCTGATGGGGCAGCTTTGCCGACTCCTGATGATGTGGATGCCCTTGATGGTGATCCGGTGCGTTCTTTTGACGCTGTGGCCTCCGAGGCGATGGTGCAGCAGATCGATGCGGCTCGTGGCGCTGGTGACACTCTTGGTGGGGTTGTTGAGGTGCTTGCCTATGGGTGCCCTCCTGGTCTTGGGGCGCATGTGCATTGGGATCGGCGGTTGGATGCGCGTCTGGCTGGGGCGTTGATGGGGATTCAGGCTATTAAGGGGGTGGCGGTTGGCGATGGTTTTGATAGTGCCGCTCGGCTTGGTTCGCAGGCGCATGATGAGATGGAGCGTGATAGTGCTGGGGTGATTCGTCGTCGTACGGGGCGTGCCGGTGGTCTTGAGGGGGGGATGACCAATGGTGAGGTTTTGCGGGTGAGCGCTGCGATGAAGCCGATCAGTACGGTGCCGCATGCGTTGGATACGGTTGATATCACTGGTCAGGGGGCGGCGAAGGCTATTCATCAGCGCTCGGATGTGTGCGCGGTGCCCGCGGCGGGGGTGGTTGCTGAGGCGATGGTTGCTTTGGTGCTTGCTGAGGCTGTTGCGGAGAAGTTTGGTGGGGACAGCGTGGTGGAGGCGCGGCGTAATGTGAGGGGATATTTGGAGGCTATGCCTGCTGGGAAGAGGACGTGGTGACTGAGCAGATGTGTGTTGATTCGTCGCTCATTGTTTTAACCGGGCCTCCGGGAGCGGGTAAGTCCACGGTGGGGCGGCTGTTGGCTGCGCGTTTGGGTGTTGATTTCGCTGATACGGATGTTCTTGTTACCCAGCGGGCTGGCAAGGATATTGCGGATATTTTTGTTGATGATGGGGAGGCGGCTTTTCGCGCGGTGGAGCGTGAGGTGGTTGCTGATGCGTTGGCGCATCGGTGTGGTGTGTTGGCGTTGGGTGGGGGAGCGGTGCTTGATCCGGTCTCGCAGGTGTTGCTGCGGGATCGGTGTGTGGTGTTTCTTGATGTGTCGTTGCGGTATGCGGGTAGGCGTACTGGGTTTGATCAGGGGCGGCCGTTGTTGGCGTTGAATCCGCGGGGGCAGTGGCTTGCGTTGATGGAGCAGCGGCGTCCGATTTATGTGGATGTGGCGACGGTGAGGGTTGATACCGATGGCAAAGAGCCCGATGAGGTGGTTGAGGCTGTTGTTGCGTTGTTGTCTGATGAGTTGAATAGCGGGGGAGTGCAATGAGTGTTGATGGTGTGCGGTGTGAGGGTGCTCGTAGCGTTATTCATGTGGGGCCTGCTGCGGGGGCGGGGGCGTATGACGTGGTGGTGGGGTGGGGGTTGGCTGCTGAGGTGGCTGCGTTGGTGATGAGTGCCGGTGGTGGGGGTGTGGTGGCTGATCCTGCTGCGAATCGTCCTGGGCGGGCGTTGGTTGTGCATGCTGGTGCGGTGGAGGGGTTGGCGCGGGAGATTGCTGGGCAGTTGCGGGGTGGGGGTGTTGAGGTGCTTGTGGTGTGTGTGCCTGATGGTGAGGCGGCTAAGACGGTGGGTGTGGCTGCGGATTTGTGGTCGCGGATGGGGCGGGCGGGTTTTACGCGTTCGGATGTTGTTGTTGGTGTGGGTGGTGGGGCTGTGACGGATTTGGCTGGGTGGGTTGCGGCGAGTTGGTTGCGTGGGGTGTCGGTGGTGCAGGTCCCGACGACGGTGTTGGGGATGGTGGA
Proteins encoded:
- a CDS encoding shikimate kinase, whose amino-acid sequence is MTEQMCVDSSLIVLTGPPGAGKSTVGRLLAARLGVDFADTDVLVTQRAGKDIADIFVDDGEAAFRAVEREVVADALAHRCGVLALGGGAVLDPVSQVLLRDRCVVFLDVSLRYAGRRTGFDQGRPLLALNPRGQWLALMEQRRPIYVDVATVRVDTDGKEPDEVVEAVVALLSDELNSGGVQ
- a CDS encoding shikimate dehydrogenase, producing the protein MPGCGVLPPENFLTVIDTAREEEDLVRAAAGTHGPNVAAVLGSPIDHSLSPLLHRTAYSELGFSDWRFQRYAVGGPGEPTLAHYLSTVHASHSRWRGMAITMPLKEDALAAADLVCARAADLRAANTLIPYGRGWAADNTDIVGVESALREAGIRYAEYALIIGSGATARAALAALVSFGVEHVTFAVRSQVRPATTDLAKRLEVNIDTLDLTDTVSLQRCVNEAEVTISTLPTGADLSLPPRGEDPIPGVVMDVVYANWPTSLGAWAQAAGARVISGLPMLLHQAAAQVRAFTGHTPNVAHMRQALEQAVTL
- the aroC gene encoding chorismate synthase; the encoded protein is MRWLTAGESHGPSLVAILEGMPAGVEVTSHDVEAALARRRLGYGRGARQKFEKDALRVLSGVRHGVTLGSPIAVEIGNSEWPKWETVMSPDPVCADALVRSDDANAPKELARNKPLTRPRPGHADLVGMQKYGWDDARNVLERSSARETAARVALGAYASCYLQQVADIRLVSHTVSIGRAGTADGAALPTPDDVDALDGDPVRSFDAVASEAMVQQIDAARGAGDTLGGVVEVLAYGCPPGLGAHVHWDRRLDARLAGALMGIQAIKGVAVGDGFDSAARLGSQAHDEMERDSAGVIRRRTGRAGGLEGGMTNGEVLRVSAAMKPISTVPHALDTVDITGQGAAKAIHQRSDVCAVPAAGVVAEAMVALVLAEAVAEKFGGDSVVEARRNVRGYLEAMPAGKRTW